One window from the genome of Dermacentor silvarum isolate Dsil-2018 chromosome 5, BIME_Dsil_1.4, whole genome shotgun sequence encodes:
- the LOC125945620 gene encoding uncharacterized protein LOC125945620 yields MRACAVDSLADSGTLCVRRMCAGCVMSLLCFLCPLPRCDIFGILQLIARSLWATRCLEDHHDRLRLSHIEGWRGAHSDDPGTACHGGPGKFARALIHHVFTEENLMGHLLLGNTTTNRQKEALGLIRVNAVIGFTCHKFPGTNMTYIKNTLASLLARDLKCPEELKSVDSSSVVHLQP; encoded by the exons atgcgcgcttgcgctgttgactctttggcggattccggaactttgtgcgtgcggcgtatgtgtgcgggttgcgtgatgagtttgctgtgttttctgtgccctttgcctcgctgtgacatctttggtatattacaacttattgctcggtctttatgggctacacggtgcctcgaagatcaccatgatcgcctccgactcagccacatcgaag gttggagaggtgctcattcagatgatcctggcacagcttgccatggtggaccaggcaagtttgcaagggccttgattcaccatgtgttcactgaggagaacctcatgggccacttacttctcggaaacaccaccaccaataggcaaaaagaggctcttggccttatcagggtcaacgctgttatag gctttacctgtcacaagtttcctgggacaaacatgacctacattaagaacactctggcctcacttctcgcaagggacctgaagtgtccagaagagctcaagtctgtggacagttcaagtgttgtgcacttgcagccctga